AGTCCGGAATATAGAAACTTTGCCGACAGCAACGCTTTTTTCAGAAAAACACTTTATCCGGCACGTGGAGCCATTTATGACAGAAACGGCGAATTGGTCGTTTTCAATCAGCCCACATACGATGTCATGATGGTTGTCCGTGAAATGAAGCAATTTGACACGCTCGATTTTTGTAACACGCTAAACATCGACAAAGCAGCTTTTCTACAGCTGGAAGCCGAAATGAAAGACCGGCGAAAAAATCCAGGCTATTCCTCCTATACACCGCAGCTTTTCATGTCGCAACTCGATGTGGAAGAATACGGCTTGTTGCAGGAAAAGTTGTACAAGTTCCCTGGAATTTATATTCAAAACCGGACCGAGCGTCAATACAAATATCCTAATATGGGGTTGATATTGGGGTACGTGGGCATAGTAGACAAAAATAAGATGGATGCTGATCCGTATTATACCCGTACTGATTATGTGGGAAAGTCTGGGATCGAACTTTCTCACGAAGAAGACTTGCGGGGTGAAAAAGGAGTGGAAGTCCTTTTGCGCGACGCACACGGTCGCGTACAGGGAAAATACCGTGATGGAGAATTTGACAAATCGCCCGTTTCAGGTCGTGATTTAACGCTGGCCATTGACATTAATTTGCAAGCGTACGGGGAGTACCTGATGCAGAACAAAATCGGGTCCATCATTATGATTGAACCCAAAACAGGCGAAATCCTTTGTATGGTGGCTGCACCTTCTTATGATCCGTCGATCCTGACCGGAAAAAACTTCAGCCAGAATTACCTTCAACTCGAACAGGATCCTTACAAGCCGTTGATCAACCGGGCTGTTTCGGGATTGTATCCACCCGGATCCACTTTTAAGCCCTCACAAGGATTGATTTTTCTGGAAGAAGGAATCATTACTCCTGATACCCGGTACAGCTGTTTCGGAGGCTATCCGCCATTGGGAGGGCGTCCTGCCTGCCACGGACACGCTTCACCGCTCAGCCTACAGCCGGCGCTGGCCACTTCGTGCAACTCGTTTTTCTGTTATGGACTTAACGCCATGCTTAATAACCGTACCAAATACAGTAGTACTATTGAGGCTTTTGAGGTTTGGAAAGAGCACATGGTTGATCTGGGATTCGGCTATAAAACAGATGTAGATTTACCTTCTGAAAAAAGAGGCTTTATCCCGAACAGCAAATATTATTCAAATGCATTTAAGAACGATAGATGGGTGGCTCATAACATCATTTCTATTGCTATTGGACAAGGAGAAATATTGGCCACTCCCCTGCAGCTTGCTAATTATACGGCGCTAATCGCCAACAGGGGTTATTATCATAAACCGCATGTGGTGAAAGCCAGAAAAGGTGCTCCGTTAGATACGCTCTTCAGTAAACGAAGAGAGTCGAACATCCGCCGCGAGCATTTTGAACTGACGGTTGCGGGAATGGCCGATGCCGTAACACACGGAACCTGCCGGAGGGCAAATATGGAACCGTTCTTAACGGTTTGCGGCAAGACGGGAACGGCCGAAAACCCGCACGGGGAAGATCACTCCCTGTTCATCGGGTTTGCTCCGAAGGACGACCCGAAAGTGGCCATTGCCGTGATTGTGGAAAACGGAGGCTTTGGAGCCACGAACGCCGTTCCTATTGGAAGATTAATGATGCAGAAGTACTTGATGGGAGAAATTATGCCGCAGGACCAGGTGTTGGAAAAAACTATTGCCAGCCGGGTGATTTTACCGTTTGCGTACAGAAGAAATGCTTCTGCCCAACGCATCGATACCACAGCAACTCAAGTTAGAAATGTACAGAGGAACTAGGGAAATACAGGAAAAGGGAAGGGTAGACCGCTTTACTGCGCTTATGTACCTACTCTTTATAGTGCTGGGTTGGTTGAACATTTATGCGGCCAGCTTCGACCTGGAGAATGCGGTGAGCATGTTCGACCTTTCCGGCCGGGCCGGGATGCAACTTGTTTGGATGGGTACCTCGTTGCTGCTTGCGTTTGCCCTTCTCAAAATCGATACTTCATTTTACGAAACGTATGCCTTTGTAGCTTATATCGCCGGAATCGCATTGTTGATCATTACCCTTGTTGTCGCGCCCGAAATCAAAGGTTCACGTTCGTGGTTGGTGATAGGTCCGGTACGGTTGCAGCCTGCCGAATTTATGAAGTTTATCATAGCACTTACGCTGGCAAAGATTTTCAACGTGTACAATTTCCGCCTGATGGAAAGGAAAAACCTGATCATCGTATTCTCCTTAATTTTCCTTCCGTTGGTGCTGGTGATCCTGCAAAGTGAAACAGGTACCGCACTGGTTTACCTGAGCCTTATTTTTGTGTTGTACCGTGAGGGGCTACCTGGTGGAATTCTTTTCATGGGTGTGGCGGCAATTTTATATTTTGTACTGGCTATCCGTTTTTCGGACGTTCAACTGGGAATGTTGTCCGTCGGCGAGTTCATCGCAGTTATACTGATTATTGTTTTTGCTGCCGCCATGGTCTGGAACTACGTAAAACGCCGAGAAACGGCTTTCATCATCATCGGACTAGGATTGATTGTCCTGGCAGCCGGATGGATTATGCATTTTTTTAATCTTCCTGTCAATCCCGGTTTATTGGCGCTTGTGGCATTAGGATTGGTCGCGGTTTACCTGGCTTACTTGTCGCTTCGGTTTTGGAAAAAGGTTTATTTGTATATCTTGTTGTTTGTTGTGGGTTCGTTCGCGTTTGTTGAATCGAGTGAGTATGTTTTTAACGATGTCCTGCAACCGCACCAGCAAATGCGCATCAAGGTAACGCTGGGAATGGAGCAGGATTTGCGTGGATCGGGTTATCACGTGGGGCAATCGAAAATAGCCATTGGATCGGGCGGGATGTCTGGAAAGGGTTTCTTAAACGGTACACAAACCAAACTGAAATATGTCCCCGAGCAAGACACCGATTTTATTTTCTGCACGATAGGCGAAGAGTGGGGCTTTATCGGTTCAACCATTATTCTCCTGCTTTTTGCCGTGTTCATACTGAGGCTTATTTCTTTGGCGGAACGACAGACCACAATCTTTGGCCGCGTGTATGGCTATGGTGTTGTAAGTATATTTCTGTTCCATTTGCTGGTAAACATCGGAATGGTGATTGGCATTATGCCCGTAATTGGGATCCCGTTGCCATTCTTTAGTTACGGCGGTTCGTCGTTGTGGGGATTTACCATCTTGTTGTTTATTTTTCTGCGGATAGACAAAGGACGGAAAAGAGCATAAAAAGTGGATGCACACTAATTTCACAACCGGCATGCATCCTATCAATTAGAACCCAATTTTTTTTTCAGTTTGGCGGCATTTTTTATGCGTAGCCAGTTAACGTTTCGTTAATTGGTTCATTTTCTTCGACCGCGCTACGGAAAAAAAGTTTAATTTTGTTCCAAAATCAAAAAAAATGAACCATACTGCATTAATTACGGGTGCGTCGAGGGGGCTTGGTGCTGAGTTTGCCCGGCTGTTCGCTTCAAAGGGCACAAACCTGATTCTCGTTGCCCGAAGCGAAAAAGAATTGAATGATTTGAAAGATGAATTGGAAAATACATTTAACATATCGGTACGGATAATTGCAAAAGACCTGACAAAGCCGGAAAACGTACGATTTGTATACGATGAAATAAAGGACACTGGAATCGAGGTAGATTACTTGGTGAACAACGCAGGGTTTGGCGATTTTGGCCATTTCTCCGATACGGAATGGGAGAGGCATGAGCAGATGATCGATTTGAATATGAAAACATTATCTTATTTTTGTTATCTTTTTGTTCAGGATTGGATCCCGCGTAAATCGGGAAAGATATTGAATATAGCATCCACAGCTGCCTTTCAACCGGGCCCGGGGATGTCGGTTTATTTTGCGTCCAAAGCATACGTGGCAAGCTTCTCACAAGCCATTGCTTACGAATTCCAAAAATACGGCATTACCGTCACTGCACTGTGCCCTGGACCCGTCAGAACCAATTTTGGGATAGCTGCCCGGATGCAGCACCCAAACGGATTTCTGAAAGACATGAAAACGCCTTTGCCGGGGGAAGTGGTAGCGTTTGGTTATCGTGCCATGATGAAAGGAAAAACACTGGTTATTCAAGGAGGATTGAATAAATTCGTAGCCAACCTGGTCAGGTTTATTCCGCGCAAATGGCTGATAACCCTTTCCGCAAAAGTGATTTCCTGGTAAAGAAAAGTACTCGATTGTTAGAAACTGTTTTGAATTTTTTCATGTCCTGTTTTATGATAAACGAAAAAGAGATATTTCAGCGAACTGAGCTCCTTATGGGAAGCCGTTATTTGGATCTCGCAGAGCGAAAGAGGGTTATTATATTTGGTGTGGGAGGAGTCGGGAGCTGGTGCGCAGAAATGCTGATAAGAAGCGGGATTACCCATCTTACGCTGGTGGATTCAGACAAGGTTGCCGTAACCAATATCAACCGGCAGCTGATGGCTACGGTGAAAACTATCGGACAAGTGAAGGTGGAGGTGTTAAAGGAACGACTGCTCGAAATAAATCCCAATGCCGAAATTGTTTCTATGCAAGTAGTGTATAGTCCGGAGACCGCCGGTTCCTTTAAGCTCGAATCGTATGATTTCATTATTGATGCTATCGACAGCCTTTCCAATAAAGTTCATCTTATACGTTTAGCCTCGCAAATGCCTGGAGTTTTCTTTTCATCGATGGGTGCGGCGTTGAAGATTGACCCTTCCTACATCAGGGTAGATGAGTTTTGGAAAGTGAAAGGTTGTCCCCTGGCTGCCGCACTCCGGACAAGAATAAAGAAACTTGGCGGGCTGGAAAAAAAATTCCTTTGTGTCTACAGCAATGAAGCGCGTGAAAACAAAGGAGAAAAATCGTTTCTAGAGGAGAGTAATGCTCCTGTTTCTCAATGGGATACAAAAAAAGCACGAATTAACGGTACAATGTCTTACCTGCCGGCAATTTTCGGAATGACACTGGCTTCACTTGTGGTAAAGGATATAGACATTCATTCGGGAGGTGAATCCTGAAAGTTAACCTTTTTAACCTCCATGTGTTTTTTAACAGATAAGTCTTCTACGATAAAATAAGTCTTCGGAGTTTTTGAAGTAGACTTACAGATTAAAAGAAAAGATTTTGAGCAATTTTCTTTAAAAGGAAATGTTTTTTGTATCTTTCGCCTCAAGATGTTGGAGAGGAATGAAAGGTATTGTTTGCGCAGTATTGATTTCTTTTTTTATCCCTGTGGCCGGTGCACAAACCCCGATGATAAACAGGGACAGTATTCCGCATTATTTTGATCAGGTAAAACAGGCAACACGCGAAAATGTTAAAATATGGGATAAGGACATCTACGGCCCTATTATGCTCATAGAGGAAGGTACCCGTGTAATCTATGCCAATGAGCCGGACAAAGACAATGTATTGGTGGCAAGGAGGGGTTATTACACGGGAGTCCTGCCCAAAGAAATCAGTTTTCAGAACACTTCGCTCGATTGGAACGGAAAAACATGGGCAACAGTCGTTTTGCCGCTTTCACCCAATAAATACCAGCGACTCGATCTTATTACGCACGAACTGTTCCACAGTGCACAACTTTCGCTTGGCTTCGATATACGGGGATCAGATAATTATCACCTGGATGAGAAAGACGGCAGGGTATTTCTTCGGCTCGAACTTGAAGCCTTAAAAAAAGCACTGAGGGCCAGGAGGCTTTCGCTGGCAGAAGAACATTTGCGAAATGCATTGATATTCAGGAAGTATCGTCATCTGGTATACAGCGGATCGCAACTATCGGAGAACAAACTGGAATTGCTTGAAGGCCTTGCAACCTACACCGGACAAATGATGAGCGGACGCGATAAATGGCAGTTGCGCGAATACCTCATAGCGAGACTGGAAGATTATCCCAACACTCCTTCGTTTGTCAGGTCTTTTGCTTATGAAACTGTGGCGGTGTATGGCTTTTTTCTTTATCAGAAAAACAACAACTGGAACAAGGGTATTAGCGGAGAAACCGATCTTACAGAATTTTTCGAAGAGGCTTTTGAGTTAGATATGCGAATAGTTTTACCTTCATACGTAAGGCAATTATCGGAAGATTATCGCGGCAAGGAAATTCGTGATGAAGAGACTTTACGTAGCGAAAAACACACATTAACACTGAATGAGTTGCGGGATAAGTTTCTGGAAAAGCCGCGACTTGAAATTAAACTGGAGGATATGAACATGTCGTTCGACCCGGTTAACCCGATTCCCCTGGATGTTGACGAAGGGACGGTTTATCCCACCATCCGCATAAGCGACAACTGGGGAATCTTGACGGTGACCGGCGGAGGTGCGCTGTTGTCGCCCGGACTAGTATGGGTGGTTGTTTCTGAACCGGTGGAGATCGGCGAAGATGAAATTACCGGCGAAGGGTGGCGCATTGAGCTGAACAAAGGATATTACCTTGAAAAAAACAATCAGGGGAATTATTTGATGACGAAGAAAAAAAACGAGTGATTTTTCTTATCTTTGTGCTTTGAAACGGATTATGGAACTTGAGCTTAACGGACACAACAAACAGGAATACCCTCCCATGCACACTACGGAACATATTCTTAACCAGACAATGGTAAGGATGTTCGGTTGTGCCCGCTCGAAAAATACACACATAGAACGGAAGAAAAGCAAAGCCGATTATTTTTTGTCTCAATCGCCCACCCCTGAACAAGTACAGGCCATTGAGGCGGGCGTAAACGAGATTATCGGCCGTCATCTGCCCGTTTCAGAAGAATTTCTACCGGTCTCAGCGGCAGCAGAGATAGTGGATTTATCAAAACTTCCCGATAATGTATCAGAAACATTGCGTATTGTCAGGGTAGGTGACTATGATGTTTGCGCCTGCATCGGTTCACATGTTGGAAACACATCGGAAATCGGGCGTTTTGAAATTATTAGCCACGATTTTAGCGATGGAAGGTGGCGGGTAAGGTTCAAATTGTGGTAGAGAAGTCATGAAAAAAATACCTCGTATCTTCGGTAAAATAGTGCTTTTTTTCTTTCTCTGGAGCGTAGTATCCGTGATAGGGTACAGGTTTGTCCCTGTCTATTTTACTCCACTGATGGGAATAAGAATGACGGAACAGATCGCAGAGGGGAGAAAGCCTGAGGTTAAGCACAAATGGGTTTCGTACACACGTATTTCGAATAATATGAAACGCGCTGTTGTCGCCTCGGAAGACCAGCGTTTCTTTAATCACAACGGCTTCGACAAGGTGGAAATTAAAAAAGCCCTCAAAGAGAATAAAACCCGTAAACGTCCCCGGGGAGCAAGCACCATCAGTCAGCAAACGGCTAAAAACGTGTTTCTCTGGCCCCGGTCGTCGTGGCTGAGAAAAGGATTGGAAGCCTATTTCACAGTTTTAATTGAATTTTTCTGGACAAAGGAACGTATTTTGACGGTCTACCTGAACTGTATGGAGGTGGGTGACGGGATTTATGGCGTGGAAGCGGTTGCCCATGAACATTTCAATACTACGGCGGAGAAACTTTCGGCTTCACAGTCGGCATTGGTGGCCGCAACATTGCCTAATCCGCTGAAATTTAGCTCAAAAAAACCGTCTTCATATATCAGGCAACGGCAATCGCATATCCTCCGGCAAATGCGTACAGTACAACTTCCTCCGGCTTCGGAAAAGGAGTGACTCTTCTTTTCATCAAATCATTTTGTCCCGATTTTGAGAAAAAAAATAAAAGGGTTACTTTTACGGTTCTTTATAGAAACGGACTCAGGCAATAATCAAGCTTATACCAATAACGCTGATTACAGAACGCGCCTGGCTGTTTAAACGATATATGAACGAAGGTGAAAAAAAAGTGGTGAACAAGATGATGGCCATCTATTGTAGGGCGAATCATAAACATGTGACGGGACTGTGTGAAGAATGTACCGTACTGAAAAATTATGCAATGAAACGGCTTGAAAATTGCCCTTTCGGTGAAAAAAAACCTACCTGCGGATCCTGCACTGTTCATTGCTATAAAAACGATATGCGATTGAAAATAAAAGAAGTAATGCGATTTTCAGGCCCCAGAATGCTGTTTTGGCATCCCATAGATGCTGTCCGGCATTTCTACAAAGAATACAGGCGGGATCGCTTCTCTTCGGTTGCTGAAAAATCTTTCCGGAAATAAATGGCAGACATTAAAAAAAATGCGGTCTTATCTGAATTGCTTACCGAGCACAGTGAACTTATACCTGTTGTGAACAGGTTTGGCATAAAACTGGGAGTGGGAGAGAAAACGATCGAAAAAATCTGCTTGGAAAATGACCTGAACATTGATTTCATTCTGGCCATCCTGAATGTTTACCTGGATGAAGAATATAATCCGGAAAAGGATCTCGATGCGTTTGATGTCTCACTTATCGTGGATTATCTTAAACGTACCGTCGAAAATTA
This portion of the Petrimonas sulfuriphila genome encodes:
- a CDS encoding nitrous oxide-stimulated promoter family protein, encoding MNEGEKKVVNKMMAIYCRANHKHVTGLCEECTVLKNYAMKRLENCPFGEKKPTCGSCTVHCYKNDMRLKIKEVMRFSGPRMLFWHPIDAVRHFYKEYRRDRFSSVAEKSFRK
- the mrdA gene encoding penicillin-binding protein 2 — encoded protein: MVNNNKSYEKRKYIIASVVVVTLLVYIAQLFNLQILSPEYRNFADSNAFFRKTLYPARGAIYDRNGELVVFNQPTYDVMMVVREMKQFDTLDFCNTLNIDKAAFLQLEAEMKDRRKNPGYSSYTPQLFMSQLDVEEYGLLQEKLYKFPGIYIQNRTERQYKYPNMGLILGYVGIVDKNKMDADPYYTRTDYVGKSGIELSHEEDLRGEKGVEVLLRDAHGRVQGKYRDGEFDKSPVSGRDLTLAIDINLQAYGEYLMQNKIGSIIMIEPKTGEILCMVAAPSYDPSILTGKNFSQNYLQLEQDPYKPLINRAVSGLYPPGSTFKPSQGLIFLEEGIITPDTRYSCFGGYPPLGGRPACHGHASPLSLQPALATSCNSFFCYGLNAMLNNRTKYSSTIEAFEVWKEHMVDLGFGYKTDVDLPSEKRGFIPNSKYYSNAFKNDRWVAHNIISIAIGQGEILATPLQLANYTALIANRGYYHKPHVVKARKGAPLDTLFSKRRESNIRREHFELTVAGMADAVTHGTCRRANMEPFLTVCGKTGTAENPHGEDHSLFIGFAPKDDPKVAIAVIVENGGFGATNAVPIGRLMMQKYLMGEIMPQDQVLEKTIASRVILPFAYRRNASAQRIDTTATQVRNVQRN
- a CDS encoding rod shape-determining protein RodA; amino-acid sequence: MYRGTREIQEKGRVDRFTALMYLLFIVLGWLNIYAASFDLENAVSMFDLSGRAGMQLVWMGTSLLLAFALLKIDTSFYETYAFVAYIAGIALLIITLVVAPEIKGSRSWLVIGPVRLQPAEFMKFIIALTLAKIFNVYNFRLMERKNLIIVFSLIFLPLVLVILQSETGTALVYLSLIFVLYREGLPGGILFMGVAAILYFVLAIRFSDVQLGMLSVGEFIAVILIIVFAAAMVWNYVKRRETAFIIIGLGLIVLAAGWIMHFFNLPVNPGLLALVALGLVAVYLAYLSLRFWKKVYLYILLFVVGSFAFVESSEYVFNDVLQPHQQMRIKVTLGMEQDLRGSGYHVGQSKIAIGSGGMSGKGFLNGTQTKLKYVPEQDTDFIFCTIGEEWGFIGSTIILLLFAVFILRLISLAERQTTIFGRVYGYGVVSIFLFHLLVNIGMVIGIMPVIGIPLPFFSYGGSSLWGFTILLFIFLRIDKGRKRA
- the mtgA gene encoding monofunctional biosynthetic peptidoglycan transglycosylase, which produces MKKIPRIFGKIVLFFFLWSVVSVIGYRFVPVYFTPLMGIRMTEQIAEGRKPEVKHKWVSYTRISNNMKRAVVASEDQRFFNHNGFDKVEIKKALKENKTRKRPRGASTISQQTAKNVFLWPRSSWLRKGLEAYFTVLIEFFWTKERILTVYLNCMEVGDGIYGVEAVAHEHFNTTAEKLSASQSALVAATLPNPLKFSSKKPSSYIRQRQSHILRQMRTVQLPPASEKE
- a CDS encoding tRNA threonylcarbamoyladenosine dehydratase; translated protein: MINEKEIFQRTELLMGSRYLDLAERKRVIIFGVGGVGSWCAEMLIRSGITHLTLVDSDKVAVTNINRQLMATVKTIGQVKVEVLKERLLEINPNAEIVSMQVVYSPETAGSFKLESYDFIIDAIDSLSNKVHLIRLASQMPGVFFSSMGAALKIDPSYIRVDEFWKVKGCPLAAALRTRIKKLGGLEKKFLCVYSNEARENKGEKSFLEESNAPVSQWDTKKARINGTMSYLPAIFGMTLASLVVKDIDIHSGGES
- a CDS encoding SDR family oxidoreductase; its protein translation is MNHTALITGASRGLGAEFARLFASKGTNLILVARSEKELNDLKDELENTFNISVRIIAKDLTKPENVRFVYDEIKDTGIEVDYLVNNAGFGDFGHFSDTEWERHEQMIDLNMKTLSYFCYLFVQDWIPRKSGKILNIASTAAFQPGPGMSVYFASKAYVASFSQAIAYEFQKYGITVTALCPGPVRTNFGIAARMQHPNGFLKDMKTPLPGEVVAFGYRAMMKGKTLVIQGGLNKFVANLVRFIPRKWLITLSAKVISW